The bacterium genomic interval GGCACTAACTGAAGTTCGCTACTAAAAAAGTCTTCCTCTAACATTCCCACTTTTGATTTTAATATATTAAGTATATTGTTTTTAACTTTGTTTTTTTTACTTTTTTTATCAGGAATACTGCCTATAACAACATTAAGTTTTTCTCCAGGAAAAGCCTCTGATAAGACTTTGCTCATCTGTTCTTTCCCAAGGTGTGGTAAAATATCTGTTATAGTAAAAACAGGGTCATCCTCTCTTTCTCCTATCACAAACTCCTTTTTTTCGCCATTTTTAAATACTACCGTTCCGTATATGGCAAGAGGTATAGTTAACCACTGATATTTCTTAATTCCCCCATAATAATATGTTTTAAACATACAAAACTCTTCATCTTGGTAAATGGGGCTTGTCTTCAGGTCCAACCTTGGGCTATCTATATGAGCAACAATAAGTCGACATCCATCTGTTAAGGGGGTCTTGCCTATAGTTCCGACCATTAAAAGTTTTTCTTTGTTGATTTTATAAAACTTACTCCCTTGTGACAATTTTTTATAACTTTCAAGAGGTTTATAACCCAATTTTTCAACTATTTTTACACATTTTTTTACAAAAAGTCTTTCTGTCTTGTTTTCAGAAAGGAATTGTTTGTATGGTTCGCAAAAATCTACTGCTTCTTTTTGGGTCTTTTTATCCCATTTTTCCCAACCGCTTATTCTTTCCATATATCCTCCTAATTGCTGATAAATTTTCTAATGACCAATTTTTTTGTCACATTCTATCTCTTATAATAATATTCTATTCCACAATT includes:
- a CDS encoding aminopeptidase translates to MERISGWEKWDKKTQKEAVDFCEPYKQFLSENKTERLFVKKCVKIVEKLGYKPLESYKKLSQGSKFYKINKEKLLMVGTIGKTPLTDGCRLIVAHIDSPRLDLKTSPIYQDEEFCMFKTYYYGGIKKYQWLTIPLAIYGTVVFKNGEKKEFVIGEREDDPVFTITDILPHLGKEQMSKVLSEAFPGEKLNVVIGSIPDKKSKKNKVKNNILNILKSKVGMLEEDFFSSELQLVPAGKLRDVGFDKSMVLGYGQDDRVCSYTAFKAHIDIPTPQKTSICMLVDQEEIGSPGATSAASLFFEFTIEDIIERSGLKPSNFKNVIQNSQAISADVGILLDPNFKEAFEPRNAARIGCGIILEKNTGRAKGGCIEPSPEYLAFLRDLFEKNNVLWQSGEMGKLELGGGGTVATFFAKYNIDTIDCGTGVLSMHAPYELTSKADIYSTYLAYKAFYK